A single genomic interval of Hemibagrus wyckioides isolate EC202008001 linkage group LG13, SWU_Hwy_1.0, whole genome shotgun sequence harbors:
- the LOC131363496 gene encoding uncharacterized protein LOC131363496: MGVSSIQLLSVLLVCAASTKQAERSYALKMWSSTDQALREQLIFMSKEIEALRNDQGLMKQKQEDMTQAMQHCTEMQAHADMEVNVTSVGNGSIFTLEEDDDTDEGFDPCKKYKSLNQDWRATNYTTKNVYCDRRMQWNGWYRLFYRGQSIQMPELCVKMEMCGTHSPLWLVGRHPRKRDGIVTRKVCGHWNSNCCAFKSPPIQVKACSGNYYVYKFVQPQACHLAYCSDVNTLICGKCRRNEICTSKDKIKWFCKKSKRRVKANVHFFAAYPGTLSGKVNQIQYRKVYVNVGRTFNSRTGVFTAPVTGVYQFFFSTQTAKNGLKTDLWLVVNGYWVAVSTTHVSVSNTVGNLSTYMTTLRKGSRVYVTHNCGNSWANSASNTIIFGGSLLFVQS, from the exons ATGGGTGTCTCAAGCATTCAGCTGCTGTCAGTGCTGCTGGTCTGTGCAGCCAGTACAAAGCAAGCTGAAAGATCA TATGCACTGAAAATGTGGAGCAGTACAGACCAGGCTCTTCGGGAACAACTCATTTTTATGTCCAAG GAGATAGAAGCATTGAGAAATGACCAAGGTTtgatgaaacagaaacaagAAGACATGACACAG GCGATGCAGCATTGTACAGAAATGCAAGCACACGCAGATATGGAGGTGAATGTTACTTCAGTGGGAAATG GCAGCATCTTTACACTGGAGGAGGATGATGACACTGATGAAGGATTCGACCCGTGTAAGAAATACAAGTCGCTCAACCAAGACTGGAGAGCCACAAACTACACCACCAAGAATGTTTACTGTGATCGCAGAATGCAGTGGAATGGCTGGTATCGCTTGTTCTACAGGGGACAAAGCATCCAAATGCCTGAACTGTGCGTGAAGATGGAAATGTGTGGCACACATTCCCCGCTGTGGTTAGTCGGTCGCCACCCACGCAAACGTGACGGAATTGTGACACGCAAAGTTTGTGGCCACTGGAACAGTAACTGCTGTGCCTTCAAATCCCCTCCCATCCAAGTAAAAGCATGCAGTGGCAATTACTATGTCTACAAGTTTGTCCAGCCGCAAGCCTGTCATCTGGCCTACTGTTCAG ACGTTAACACTCTTATCTGCGGGAAATGTAGGAGAAATGAAATTTGTACCAGCAAAGACAAGATCAAGTGGTTTTGTAAGAAATCAAAAAGAAGAG tgAAGGCCAATGTGCATTTCTTCGCTGCCTACCCTGGCACACTGTCTGGCAAAGTGAACCAAATCCAGTACAGAAAGGTGTATGTGAATGTTGGAAGGACCTTCAACAGTCGCACGGGTGTGTTCACGGCTCCAGTCACGGGCGTATATCAGTTCTTCTTCTCCACGCAGACTGCGAAGAATGGCCTCAAGACTGACCTGTGGCTTGTGGTGAATGGCTACTGGGTTGCTGTATCTACCACTCATGTCAGTGTCTCAAACACAGTAGGAAATCTTTCAACGTACATGACCACTCTGCGCAAAGGTTCCCGAGTGTATGTGACCCATAACTGTGGCAACTCCTGGGCTAACTCTGCATCCAACACCATTATATTTGGGGGTTCACTGCTTTTTGTACAAAGTTGA